From Neobacillus sp. PS2-9, the proteins below share one genomic window:
- a CDS encoding VOC family protein has translation MKKLIHSSLKVLLVSDLEKSKKFYADVIGCEVTDWWAIRDGFTGLGLKLLQANGPEDVHPNRPAKGDQLPVADIYCYIEDWSALDELYEEFKTKGAKVVIEPWVDPQAGPWKEFAIVDPDNYCLAFGGTNK, from the coding sequence ATGAAAAAACTAATACATAGTTCGTTAAAGGTATTACTAGTTTCAGATTTGGAAAAATCTAAGAAATTTTACGCAGATGTCATAGGCTGTGAGGTCACAGATTGGTGGGCTATACGCGATGGTTTTACAGGATTAGGGCTAAAATTACTTCAAGCAAATGGGCCTGAAGATGTCCACCCTAACAGGCCGGCAAAGGGAGACCAACTACCCGTAGCCGATATTTATTGTTATATAGAGGATTGGTCAGCCTTAGATGAACTATATGAGGAGTTTAAAACAAAAGGAGCTAAAGTGGTTATTGAGCCCTGGGTTGACCCTCAAGCAGGACCGTGGAAAGAATTCGCCATCGTTGACCCTGATAACTATTGTCTTGCTTTTGGCGGTACCAACAAATAA